In Ipomoea triloba cultivar NCNSP0323 chromosome 7, ASM357664v1, a single genomic region encodes these proteins:
- the LOC116024822 gene encoding chaperonin 60 subunit alpha 2, chloroplastic-like isoform X1, with translation MSLSISSSSSSLFSPLIPLRSETNRRPCALSFWKSKANRGMQVVAGVKRIVYGKECRQGLLIGINKLADAVSVTLGPKGRNVVLSEGDTVKVINDGVTISRAIELLDTVENAGAMLIQEVATKTNSLAGDGTTTAIVLAREMIKAGLLAASYGANPVSLKRGMERTVKELVEVLKRSSFPVKGSDDIKAVASISSGNDEFIGNLIADAIEKIGSDGVIFIESSSSTETSIIVEEGMKIDKGYMSPHFITNKEKSTIEFENARVLVTDQKISTVKEIVPLLEKAIQLSVPLLIIAEDISLNVLETLVTNKMQGVLTVAVVKCPGILHGKKALLQDIALMTGADFLCGDLGLTLEGATSDQLGIARKITITNNSTTIVADPSTKAEIQARILQIKKDLEEADNKYLSEKLSERIAKLCGGVAVIKVGAHTELELEDRKLRIEDAKHATFAAMKEGIVPGGGATFVHLSKQIPAIKSSLQDPDEQIGADIVKQALLAPAKIIAANAGVDGEVVTQKILACDSKMGFNAMNGNYEDLIASGVIDPCRVLRCGLQNAVSVASTVLTTQAIMVEKTRKPKEKGIPKIPGITPY, from the exons ATGTCTCTTtccatctcttcttcttcttcttcactatTCTCTCCTCTAATTCCTCTCCGCTCC GAAACTAATAGAAGGCCCTGTGCGTTGTCGTTCTGGAAGAGCAAGGCGAATAGAGGGATGCAGGTAGTTGCAGGGGTGAAGCGAATAGTTTACGGCAAAGAGTGCAGACAGGGGTTGCTGattggaatcaacaaactaGCTGATGCTGTTTCTGTCACTCTAGGGCCTAAAG GGCGGAATGTGGTCCTGTCAGAAGGGGATACTGTTAAAGTAATAAACGATGGTGTTACGATTTCTCGAGCCATTGAGCTTCTTGATACAGTTGAAAATGCTGGGGCAATGCTGATTCAGGAG GTAGCGACTAAGACAAATAGTTTAGCCGGTGATGGTACAACCACTGCCATTGTTTTGGCCCGTGAAATGATTAAGGCTGGGTTGCTTGCTGCGTCTTATGGAGCTAATCCTGTTTCATTGAAAAGAGGTATGGAGAGGACGGTGAAGGAATTGGTTGAAGTTTTGAAGAGGAGTAGCTTTCCTGTTAAAGGATCTGATGATATAAAGG CTGTTGCTTCAATATCATCTGGAAATGATGAATTTATTGGGAACTTAATAGCTGATGCAATTGAGAAGATTGGGTCTGATGGAGTTATCTTTATTGAGTCTTCCTCCTCTACCGAAACCTCAATAATTGTTGAAGAGGGAATGAAG ATTGACAAGGGGTATATGTCACCTCATTTCATTACAAATAAGGAAAAATCTACCATAGAATTTGAAAATGCGAGAGTTCTGGTGACTGACCAAAAGATATCAACTGTAAAAGAAATTGTACCCTTGCTAGAGAAGGCCATCCAATTGAGTGTTCCACTGCTAATTATTGCTGAGGATATTTCGTTGAATGTTTTGGAAACACTTGTTACAAATAAGATGCAAGGAGTACTCACTGTCGCTGTAGTAAAATGCCCAGGCATTTTACATGGAAAGAAAGCTCTTTTGCAAGATATTGCTCTCATGACAG GGGCTGATTTTCTATGTGGAGACTTGGGGCTTACCCTTGAGGGAGCAACCTCTGATCAGCTTGGTATTGCTCGAAAGATAACAATAACAAACAATTCTACTACTATTGTTGCTGATCCTTCAACTAAAGCTGAAATACAGGCTAGAATACTGCAGATAAAGAAAGATCTTGAAGAAGCAGATAATAAATATTTGTCAGAAAAGCTCTCTGAAAGAATAGCAAAACTCTGTGGTGGCGTGGCTGTAATTAAG GTTGGAGCTCACACAGAGTTGGAATTGGAAGATCGAAAGCTAAGAATTGAGGATGCAAAACATGCCACATTTGCTGCCATGAAGGAAGGTATTGTACCTGGTGGTGGAGCGACATTTGTACACCTCTCGAAACAAATACCCGCCATTAAAAGCTCTCTCCAAGATCCAGATGAGCAAATTGGTGCTGACATAGTAAAACAG GCACTTCTTGCTCCCGCAAAGATTATTGCAGCTAACGCAGGAGTTGACGGAGAGGTAGTTACACAGAAGATTCTAGCTTGCGACTCGAAAATGGGATTCAATGCCATGAATGGAAATTACGAAGACCTCATAGCTTCTGGTGTTATTGATCCCTGCCGTGTATTGAGGTGTGGCCTTCAGAATGCTGTCTCAGTTGCTAGTACAGTTCTCACAACTCAAGCTATAATGGTGGAGAAAACAAGGAAACCTAAGGAGAAGGGCATTCCTAAAATTCCTGGTATAACTCCTTATTAA
- the LOC116024822 gene encoding chaperonin 60 subunit alpha 2, chloroplastic-like isoform X2, which translates to MSLSISSSSSSLFSPLIPLRSETNRRPCALSFWKSKANRGMQVVAGVKRIVYGKECRQGLLIGINKLADAVSVTLGPKGRNVVLSEGDTVKVINDGVTISRAIELLDTVENAGAMLIQEVATKTNSLAGDGTTTAIVLAREMIKAGLLAASYGANPVSLKRGMERTVKELVEVLKRSSFPVKGSDDIKAVASISSGNDEFIGNLIADAIEKIGSDGVIFIESSSSTETSIIVEEGMKIDKGYMSPHFITNKEKSTIEFENARVLVTDQKISTVKEIVPLLEKAIQLSVPLLIIAEDISLNVLETLVTNKMQGVLTVAVVKCPGILHGKKALLQDIALMTGADFLCGDLGLTLEGATSDQLAEIQARILQIKKDLEEADNKYLSEKLSERIAKLCGGVAVIKVGAHTELELEDRKLRIEDAKHATFAAMKEGIVPGGGATFVHLSKQIPAIKSSLQDPDEQIGADIVKQALLAPAKIIAANAGVDGEVVTQKILACDSKMGFNAMNGNYEDLIASGVIDPCRVLRCGLQNAVSVASTVLTTQAIMVEKTRKPKEKGIPKIPGITPY; encoded by the exons ATGTCTCTTtccatctcttcttcttcttcttcactatTCTCTCCTCTAATTCCTCTCCGCTCC GAAACTAATAGAAGGCCCTGTGCGTTGTCGTTCTGGAAGAGCAAGGCGAATAGAGGGATGCAGGTAGTTGCAGGGGTGAAGCGAATAGTTTACGGCAAAGAGTGCAGACAGGGGTTGCTGattggaatcaacaaactaGCTGATGCTGTTTCTGTCACTCTAGGGCCTAAAG GGCGGAATGTGGTCCTGTCAGAAGGGGATACTGTTAAAGTAATAAACGATGGTGTTACGATTTCTCGAGCCATTGAGCTTCTTGATACAGTTGAAAATGCTGGGGCAATGCTGATTCAGGAG GTAGCGACTAAGACAAATAGTTTAGCCGGTGATGGTACAACCACTGCCATTGTTTTGGCCCGTGAAATGATTAAGGCTGGGTTGCTTGCTGCGTCTTATGGAGCTAATCCTGTTTCATTGAAAAGAGGTATGGAGAGGACGGTGAAGGAATTGGTTGAAGTTTTGAAGAGGAGTAGCTTTCCTGTTAAAGGATCTGATGATATAAAGG CTGTTGCTTCAATATCATCTGGAAATGATGAATTTATTGGGAACTTAATAGCTGATGCAATTGAGAAGATTGGGTCTGATGGAGTTATCTTTATTGAGTCTTCCTCCTCTACCGAAACCTCAATAATTGTTGAAGAGGGAATGAAG ATTGACAAGGGGTATATGTCACCTCATTTCATTACAAATAAGGAAAAATCTACCATAGAATTTGAAAATGCGAGAGTTCTGGTGACTGACCAAAAGATATCAACTGTAAAAGAAATTGTACCCTTGCTAGAGAAGGCCATCCAATTGAGTGTTCCACTGCTAATTATTGCTGAGGATATTTCGTTGAATGTTTTGGAAACACTTGTTACAAATAAGATGCAAGGAGTACTCACTGTCGCTGTAGTAAAATGCCCAGGCATTTTACATGGAAAGAAAGCTCTTTTGCAAGATATTGCTCTCATGACAG GGGCTGATTTTCTATGTGGAGACTTGGGGCTTACCCTTGAGGGAGCAACCTCTGATCAGCTTG CTGAAATACAGGCTAGAATACTGCAGATAAAGAAAGATCTTGAAGAAGCAGATAATAAATATTTGTCAGAAAAGCTCTCTGAAAGAATAGCAAAACTCTGTGGTGGCGTGGCTGTAATTAAG GTTGGAGCTCACACAGAGTTGGAATTGGAAGATCGAAAGCTAAGAATTGAGGATGCAAAACATGCCACATTTGCTGCCATGAAGGAAGGTATTGTACCTGGTGGTGGAGCGACATTTGTACACCTCTCGAAACAAATACCCGCCATTAAAAGCTCTCTCCAAGATCCAGATGAGCAAATTGGTGCTGACATAGTAAAACAG GCACTTCTTGCTCCCGCAAAGATTATTGCAGCTAACGCAGGAGTTGACGGAGAGGTAGTTACACAGAAGATTCTAGCTTGCGACTCGAAAATGGGATTCAATGCCATGAATGGAAATTACGAAGACCTCATAGCTTCTGGTGTTATTGATCCCTGCCGTGTATTGAGGTGTGGCCTTCAGAATGCTGTCTCAGTTGCTAGTACAGTTCTCACAACTCAAGCTATAATGGTGGAGAAAACAAGGAAACCTAAGGAGAAGGGCATTCCTAAAATTCCTGGTATAACTCCTTATTAA
- the LOC116026058 gene encoding peroxidase 46-like has product MEKAATCLCRRFHLYNVVTAVTLMLQFLSPPASSLSFNFYAISCPSAELIVKNTVRSASSVDPTIPGKLLRLLFHDCFVEGCDASILLQGNDTERSDPANKSVGGFSTVDSAKRVLEILCPETVSCADIIALAARDAVEFAGGPSVAIPTGRRDGRVSLGKNVRPNIIDTSFTMDEMVKIFAAKGLSLDDLVTLSGAHTIGSAHCSAFSDRFQLASNGSFLPVDTALDEAYAAELARKCPSRASDAVTVNNDPVTPSFFDNQYYKDLLAHRGLFQSDSALLRDKKAMAKVQDFAGDQNNFFTSWEQSFLKLVTIGVKAGEDNGEIRRSCSTVNA; this is encoded by the exons ATGGAGAAAGCAGCAACATGCCTGTGCCGGAGGTTCCATCTGTACAACGTTGTCACCGCCGTGACTCTGATGCTGCAATTTTTGTCGCCGCCGGCGTCGAGCCTTTCGTTCAACTTCTACGCCATTTCTTGCCCTTCGGCGGAGTTGATAGTGAAGAATACCGTGAGATCAGCTTCTTCTGTGGACCCCACCATCCCCGGAAAACTTCTTCGCCTCCTCTTTCACGACTGCTTTGTTGAG GGCTGCGATGCATCTATATTGTTGCAAGGAAATGACACAGAGAGGAGTGATCCAGCAAACAAGTCCGTGGGAGGATTCTCGACCGTTGATTCAGCAAAGAGAGTGCTAGAGATCTTATGTCCAGAAACTGTTTCTTGTGCTGATATAATTGCCCTGGCTGCTAGAGACGCAGTTGAATTT GCAGGGGGACCAAGTGTTGCGATACCCACAGGGAGGAGAGATGGGAGGGTTAGTTTGGGTAAAAATGTGAGACCAAACATAATAGACACAAGTTTCACAATGGATGAGATGGTGAAAATCTTTGCTGCAAAAGGGCTGTCTTTGGATGACCTTGTTACCCTCTCAG GGGCACACACTATAGGATCGGCCCATTGCAGTGCTTTCAGCGACAGATTCCAGCTGGCCTCCAATGGCAGCTTTCTCCCCGTAGACACCGCCCTAGACGAAGCATACGCGGCGGAGCTAGCAAGGAAGTGCCCGTCCAGAGCAAGCGACGCCGTCACCGTCAACAACGACCCCGTAACGCCGTCTTTCTTTGACAACCAGTACTACAAGGATTTGCTAGCACACAG GGGACTCTTCCAATCAGATTCTGCATTGCTTAGAGACAAAAAGGCCATGGCAAAAGTGCAGGATTTCGCCGGCGACCAAAACAATTTCTTCACCAGCTGGGAACAATCATTCTTGAAGCTTGTCACCATCGGAGTGAAGGCCGGAGAAGACAACGGAGAGATCCGACGCTCTTGCTCTACGGTCAACGCTTGA